One stretch of Cohnella algarum DNA includes these proteins:
- a CDS encoding sensor histidine kinase: protein MERMQLYLRSLHVFAPAVCSLYLEPYDSYGLFTLFVLLQLGIANLVSRAPERWTPALVLLEIGYGAWMNAAFGGMMYLALLAPLLVYATRAAFPFAWPLALLHAALMNAGLWDRPASAIATANLVFVFAGLLLLQVRRAKRSQTDVEELYDELRLKHAELNEARNQMVEYAKKIEEISQLAERNRISRDIHDELGHKLIRLKMMSDAVVRILPDRPGQGLQMAVSVRDQLAESMELLRSTVRKLKPEEGAMRSYSLTRLIEDIGEEQGTNVSFAIEGMPYALYPSLDYILYRNAKEAVSNAIRHGGATAFDITLAYEPKRVVLTVANNGAVPDEDRPWGLGLTGMKERAELVGGELAVRRSPGFAVTTALPTYRTSAQ, encoded by the coding sequence ATGGAACGCATGCAGCTTTATCTTCGCAGCCTGCACGTATTCGCGCCCGCCGTCTGCTCCCTGTATTTGGAGCCTTACGATTCGTACGGCTTGTTCACGCTTTTCGTTCTGCTTCAGCTTGGCATCGCCAACCTCGTATCGCGGGCTCCGGAACGCTGGACGCCCGCATTGGTGCTGCTGGAAATCGGGTACGGGGCCTGGATGAACGCCGCCTTCGGCGGAATGATGTATTTGGCGCTGCTGGCGCCGCTGCTCGTCTACGCGACCCGCGCGGCGTTCCCGTTCGCCTGGCCGCTCGCGCTGCTTCATGCCGCGCTCATGAACGCGGGCTTATGGGATCGTCCGGCGTCCGCCATCGCGACGGCCAATCTCGTGTTCGTTTTCGCCGGGCTCCTCCTGCTGCAAGTAAGGCGGGCGAAACGGAGCCAAACGGACGTCGAGGAGCTTTACGACGAACTGCGCCTTAAGCATGCGGAGCTGAACGAAGCGCGGAACCAGATGGTCGAATACGCCAAAAAAATCGAGGAAATTTCGCAGCTCGCCGAGCGGAACCGCATCTCCCGCGACATCCACGACGAGCTCGGCCACAAGCTGATTCGGCTGAAAATGATGTCGGACGCGGTCGTCCGCATTTTGCCGGATCGGCCCGGGCAGGGGCTGCAAATGGCGGTGTCGGTGCGGGACCAGCTCGCCGAAAGCATGGAGCTGCTGCGCAGCACGGTCCGCAAGCTGAAGCCGGAAGAGGGAGCGATGCGCTCGTATTCGCTGACCCGGCTGATCGAAGACATCGGCGAAGAACAAGGGACGAACGTGAGCTTTGCGATCGAAGGGATGCCTTACGCCCTGTATCCGAGCCTGGACTACATCTTGTACCGCAACGCCAAGGAAGCGGTATCGAACGCCATTCGGCACGGCGGGGCCACGGCTTTCGACATTACGCTCGCCTACGAGCCGAAGCGCGTCGTGCTGACCGTCGCGAACAACGGCGCCGTGCCGGACGAAGACCGCCCGTGGGGACTCGGGCTGACCGGCATGAAAGAACGCGCCGAGCTCGTGGGCGGCGAGCTTGCGGTCCGCCGGTCGCCCGGATTTGCGGTGACGACGGCGCTGCCGACCTACCGGACGTCGGCCCAATAA
- a CDS encoding response regulator transcription factor: MIRLLIADDDPFIRESLKLILNLDPELEVADTCTDGEQAWKAARRLEGIDVVLMDIRMPGCDGVEGTRRIKRDCPRVRVLILTTFDDDEYIIEALRAGASGYLLKNLPPERIAQGIRTVSEGNLLIHPDIAEKLASLIGPAPKAPSAAAGPDPLQVRGLTEGERAVVAKIAEGLSNKEIARELFLSEGTVKNMVTSILGKLGLRDRTQIAIFYWKNRPAD; encoded by the coding sequence TTGATTCGCTTGCTCATCGCGGATGACGATCCGTTCATTCGCGAAAGTTTGAAGCTGATTTTGAATCTGGACCCGGAGCTTGAAGTCGCGGATACGTGCACGGACGGAGAGCAAGCGTGGAAAGCCGCAAGGCGGCTGGAAGGGATCGACGTCGTGCTGATGGACATTCGCATGCCGGGCTGCGACGGCGTGGAAGGAACGCGGCGCATCAAGCGGGATTGCCCCCGCGTTCGCGTGCTTATCCTGACGACGTTCGACGACGACGAGTACATCATCGAGGCGCTGCGCGCCGGGGCGAGCGGCTATTTGCTCAAAAATCTTCCCCCCGAGCGCATCGCCCAGGGCATCCGCACCGTCAGCGAAGGCAATTTGCTTATCCACCCGGATATCGCCGAAAAGCTCGCCTCGCTGATCGGGCCCGCGCCGAAGGCGCCTTCCGCGGCGGCGGGACCCGATCCGTTGCAAGTGCGCGGCCTGACCGAAGGCGAACGGGCCGTCGTCGCCAAAATCGCGGAAGGCCTCTCCAACAAAGAAATCGCCCGGGAACTGTTCCTGAGCGAAGGCACGGTCAAAAATATGGTCACGAGCATCCTGGGTAAGCTGGGCCTGCGCGATCGGACGCAAATTGCGATCTTTTATTGGAAAAACCGGCCGGCGGACTGA
- a CDS encoding winged helix-turn-helix transcriptional regulator: MENSEMCPRFEKAMEMLSKRWTALIVFRLMPGPRRFSEIENLLPNLSGKVLSERLKELETEGLIRRDVYPEIPVRIEYSLTDKGRALSPLFENVADWATRWIELADERS; the protein is encoded by the coding sequence ATGGAAAACTCGGAAATGTGTCCACGTTTCGAGAAAGCCATGGAAATGCTGAGCAAGCGATGGACGGCGCTTATCGTTTTTCGGCTGATGCCCGGACCTCGCCGTTTCAGCGAAATCGAAAACCTGCTGCCGAACTTGAGCGGCAAGGTGCTTTCGGAGCGGCTGAAGGAATTGGAGACGGAAGGACTCATTCGCCGGGACGTTTACCCCGAGATCCCGGTTCGGATCGAGTATTCGTTAACGGATAAAGGACGGGCGCTGTCGCCTCTGTTCGAGAACGTGGCGGATTGGGCGACCCGATGGATCGAGCTGGCGGACGAACGCTCGTGA
- the pdaA gene encoding delta-lactam-biosynthetic de-N-acetylase has protein sequence MNKALRPVVLLIAVVSLLTAAVWMEVAPVSARGQQPFNFGFKKSRNGSLPSIAQEGFIDILKRHEAVFLGNTKEKELYLTFDNGYENGYTGRILDVLKEKQVPAAFFVTGHFVRDQPELIKRMAAEGHLIGNHSWSHPDMTRLSAEQIRAELDKVRQEVANLTGRQEMNFMRPPRGVFSEPMLAACRQLGYTNVFWSVAYKDWDVNSQRGGSYAYESVMSQLHPGAVILLHSVSSDNAKALGDIIDAAKRQGYAFKSLDRLGEKSYV, from the coding sequence ATGAACAAAGCGTTGCGGCCCGTCGTGCTGCTGATCGCCGTCGTGTCCCTTTTGACGGCGGCCGTTTGGATGGAGGTTGCCCCGGTTTCCGCTCGCGGACAACAGCCGTTTAACTTCGGCTTCAAAAAAAGCCGAAACGGCAGTCTCCCCTCGATCGCCCAGGAAGGCTTTATCGACATCCTGAAGCGGCATGAGGCCGTCTTTCTGGGGAACACGAAAGAAAAAGAGCTTTACTTGACCTTCGACAACGGCTACGAGAACGGCTATACGGGCCGAATTCTCGATGTGCTGAAGGAAAAGCAGGTGCCTGCCGCTTTTTTCGTAACGGGGCATTTTGTCCGCGACCAGCCGGAATTGATCAAGCGAATGGCGGCGGAAGGCCATTTGATCGGCAACCATTCGTGGAGCCATCCGGATATGACCCGCTTGTCCGCCGAACAGATTCGCGCCGAATTGGACAAAGTCCGGCAGGAAGTGGCGAATTTGACGGGACGGCAGGAGATGAACTTCATGCGCCCGCCGAGAGGCGTCTTCAGCGAACCGATGCTCGCCGCTTGCCGGCAGCTCGGCTATACGAACGTCTTCTGGTCGGTCGCCTACAAGGATTGGGACGTCAATTCGCAGCGAGGCGGGAGTTACGCCTATGAAAGCGTCATGAGCCAGCTGCACCCGGGCGCCGTCATTTTGCTGCATTCCGTTTCCAGCGACAACGCGAAAGCTTTGGGCGACATCATCGACGCCGCCAAGCGGCAGGGGTACGCGTTCAAAAGCCTGGACCGGCTCGGCGAAAAAAGCTACGTTTGA
- a CDS encoding phospholipase D-like domain-containing protein, with amino-acid sequence MQIIRSDPTKRLHELIFSLIVSAKKRLYIESPYFIPDPAVMLALKTAAAKSVDVAVVLPGKPDKKLVYTGTMSYVREMQPSGIRFYRYRKGFIHSKVIISDDVAFSGSANLDMRSFWGQFEIDALFWDGNVVGCLARDFFRDLEDCEAISPAEFEGRNWKQRAYEVWARLISPLF; translated from the coding sequence GAAGCGATCCGACGAAAAGGCTTCACGAGCTGATTTTTTCCCTTATCGTTTCGGCAAAGAAGCGGCTTTATATCGAGTCGCCCTATTTCATTCCCGATCCGGCGGTGATGTTGGCGCTCAAGACGGCCGCCGCCAAAAGCGTCGATGTCGCCGTCGTGCTTCCGGGCAAGCCCGACAAAAAACTGGTGTATACGGGAACGATGTCTTACGTAAGGGAGATGCAGCCGTCCGGCATTCGCTTTTACCGCTATCGAAAAGGTTTTATCCACTCGAAAGTCATCATCTCGGACGACGTGGCCTTCTCGGGCAGCGCGAACCTGGACATGCGGAGCTTCTGGGGACAGTTCGAAATCGACGCGTTGTTTTGGGACGGAAATGTCGTCGGTTGCCTGGCGCGGGATTTTTTTCGGGATTTGGAGGATTGCGAGGCCATAAGCCCGGCCGAATTCGAAGGGCGGAATTGGAAGCAGCGCGCGTATGAGGTGTGGGCTCGGCTGATTTCTCCGCTGTTTTAA